Proteins from a single region of Larus michahellis chromosome 13, bLarMic1.1, whole genome shotgun sequence:
- the HVCN1 gene encoding voltage-gated hydrogen channel 1: MSRYLKHFTVVGDDPVQWSNDYQKWEEEEEAGENGEKQSDSEMKLAPTRSRVSFQDMMKKLFSSHRFQILVVCLVILDALLVLGELLMDLKIIHPDKYNITPKVFHYLSLSILTIFLVEVGFKVFVYRREFFHHKFEVLDGIVVVVSFILDIVLIFREHEFEAVGLLILLRLWRVARIINGIILSVKTRSEQQVSKLKQANLKLATKVEQLERSCIEKEQEIERLNKILKQHGLLSEQT; this comes from the exons ATGTCCAGGTACCTGAAGCACTTCACGGTGGTGGGCGACGACCCCGTGCAGTGGAGCAACGACTATCaaaaatgggaggaggaggaggaggctggggagaATGGGGAGAAGCAGTCGGATTCGGAGATGAAGCTGGCACCTACCAGGAGCCGTGTCTCCTTCCAGGACATGATGAAAAAGCTCTTCAGCTCTCACAGGTTTCAG ATCCTGGTTGTCTGCTTGGTCATCCTGGATGCCTTGTTGGTCCTCGGGGAATTGCTTATGGACTTGAAAATCATCCATCCGGACAAATATAACATAACCCCAAAG GTCTTCCACTATCTCTCCCTTTCCATTTTAACCATCTTCCTGGTTGAGGTGGGGTTTAAAGTCTTTGTCTACCGCCGGGAGTTCTTCCACCACAAGTTTGAAGTGCTGGACGGGATCGTTGTCGTCGTGTCGTTCATCCTCGACATCGTCCTCATCTTTCGGGAGCACGAGTTTGAAGCTGTCGGGCTGCTGATCCTGCTGCGGCTGTGGCGTGTGGCCAGGATTATCAACG GAATAATTTTATCGGTAAAGACCCGCTCTGAACAACAAGTGTCCAAGCTAAAGCAAGCAAACCTGAAACTTGCAACAAAGGTCGAACAACTGGAACGCAGCTGCATAGAGAAg